The proteins below are encoded in one region of Macrobrachium rosenbergii isolate ZJJX-2024 chromosome 29, ASM4041242v1, whole genome shotgun sequence:
- the LOC136854314 gene encoding probable G-protein coupled receptor B0563.6, with product MVVNSVQNTPSAIRVRFHPPRDVTESSVPPSEAGIWQDQCNESVPMDPRIQEANRIAYSIVAPVIITVGLLGNLLTIFILRLPRFRGVTYTYFLVLACSDLLSLLFSISVSHHLTHRTTSRYSLAVWYSYLEVFFSNVFLSTSVYVTMCVTVERYYAVCRPSRFRVIHTRHYAKRLILGAFVLSVIVWLPMCFIKAPRKLAECLCDQISSPDDAVGVHRAPVTLWVACVEIPRNRPMRWYRVYSWVRQTITTFVPIAFLVVLNALTLRGFVRLKRKRGEWNRRSTGPAAGDAESGGTQGLIINPGVADSWYQKDHNIIHLLTGVMVSFSLTMIPVGVCNAFYTGSRSNDYDYQLFRAISNDLEMLHHALNFYMYILYSKPVRLAFKDLFCFC from the exons ATGGTGGTGAACAGCGTCCAGAACACTCCTTCTGCTATAAGAGTGCGCTTCCATCCCCCGCGTGACGTCACAG AATCTTCAGTGCCTCCGTCAGAAGCTGGAATATGGCAAGACCAGTGCAACGAATCTGTACCAATGGATCCCAGGATACAGGAGGCGAACAGGATTGCCTACAGTATAGTGGCTCCTGTAATCATCACGGTGGGATTGCTAGGCAATCTCTTGACCATCTTCATTCTGCGATTGCCGCGGTTCAGAG gagTGACCTACACCTACTTCCTGGTGCTGGCTTGCAGCGACCTCCTCTCCCTGCTGTTCTCGATCTCTGTCTCCCACCACCTGACCCACAGAACGACTTCGAGATACTCCCTGGCCGTGTGGTACTCCTATCTCGAAGTCTTCTTCTCGAACGTGTTCCTCTCGACGTCCGTCTACGTCACCATGTGCGTCACAGTCGAGCGTTACTACGCCGTCTGCAGGCCTAGCAGGTTCAGGGTGATCCACACGCGCCACTACGCCAAGCGGCTGATTCTCGGCGCGTTCGTTTTGTCCGTGATCGTCTGGTTGCCGATGTGTTTCATCAAGGCGCCAAGAAAACTCGCCGAGTGTCTCTGCGATCAGATCTCTTCGCCAGACGACGCCGTCGGCGTCCACAGGGCGCCGGTAACGCTGTGGGTGGCTTGCGTGGAGATCCCCAGGAATAGGCCTATGAGGTGGTACCGCGTCTACTCTTGGGTGAGGCAGACCATCACCACGTTCGTCCCCATCGCCTTCCTGGTCGTCCTCAACGCCCTCACTCTGAGAGGATTCGTCAGgctgaagaggaagagaggagagtgGAACAGGAGGTCGACGGGGCCTGCTGCAGGAGACGCCGAGAGCGGTGGTACCCAGGGGTTGATCATCAACCCCGGGGTCGCTGACAGCTGGTACCAAAAGGATCACAACATCATCCACCTCCTGACGGGTGTCATGGTGTCGTTTTCGCTCACCATGATTCCCGTGGGCGTCTGCAACGCTTTTTACACTGGTTCTCGTTCGAACGATTATGACTATCAGTTATTCAGAGCCATTTCTAACGACCTCGAGATGCTTCACCACGCTCTGAATTTCTACATGTATATACTCTACAGCAAACCAGTCAGGTTGGCTTTTAAagatctgttttgtttttgttag